ACGCTTTGCGCCGCAGTTGCGGACGAATTGTATTTTCTCCCGTGGGAACTCCTGACCATTGGCAACGGGCCTCCATTCGCCGAAACGGATGATTGCGTGCTGCAATATGAGTACGACTGCGAGCCTCGCCATGAGCCCGATTCCCGGCCCCAGGGGCGAATCCTCTTCGCGTGGTCATCCGCGGGTGGATGGGTTCCCCACGAAGAGCATCTGAGTGCACTCAAGGAAGCGTGCGCTGCGGCCCGGTTCGACTTCGACCCGGACAATGACGTCCTGCCTGACGCCACTGCGCAGTTGCTCGAAGATAGGATCCGGCAAAGCTCCCGCCCGTTTACGGCCCTTCACCTGCTGAGCCATGGAAAGAATCTGGGCGATGGCACGTATGGCCTTGAGCTCAACGCCTTCGAGCCGACGGAGGGGGCCGAAACCGTCAATGCCCGGCGACTGGGCACTCTGCTCTTCGCGAAGGCCAACTCCCTCCGCCTCATCACGCTCAGCGCTTGCCAGAGTGGAGACTCGGGTGCCCCAGCCCATCCCATGCGGAGCATCGCCCAGATGCTCCACACGAATGGGGCACCCGCGGTCATCGCCTCCCGATTCCCGCTGAGTTGTCCAGGTTCCATTGTGCTGGCCCGCACGCTCTATACCCGGCTGCTCGTGGATGGAGCGAACCTGGGAGCCGCGCTCTCCGCCACACGCCGCCGCCTTCGCGAAACAGATTGCTATCGCGACAGCCGTTCACTTCAGCTCTATGCCCGGGCAGGGGACGAGCCCGCGCTCTATCCGTTCAGTCCTCCGCCGCGCCGTCCATCCGGGGCCGAGGCCCGCGAGGAACTGGTGCGCGTCTGCCATGAGGCACTCACCCGGACTTCAGTGGAACCACACGAAGAGGATGCTCCAGAGCTCTTCGCTCGCCGGAACATCCGGCCCGGCATCGTCCTCATCGACCAATACGAAGCCATTGGAGAGCGCCAATGGGAAAACCTGGAGCAAGAGGTCCAGCGACTGGCGGCACCGAAGGGTTTGCTCCGAAGCACTTTTAATGAGCGTGGCACCGCGATCCTCTACTACGGATTTCCCTACGTGCCCCTGGCGCTCCTGTCCGGATACCTTGCGAATAATCGATTGGTGCATGTCGTTGAACATGACCGGTCCCTCCAGCGCTTCACCTGGTCCACGCAGCCGCCGGGCTCCAGTCCGCGGCTTGAAGTGACCTGCGACTCCCGCAAGTCGGGTTGCGCGGCGCGCGTCAGGATCTCCGTCTCCAACGAGGTCGAAGTGAAGGACTGCGCTGAGGTCCTGCCGGAGTCGGAGGTCCGCCTGGATCTCCACCTTCAGTTGAAGCTTCCCCAAAAGGGCATTGTTCAAAGTGAGGCCCAGGTTCTTGAATACGCCAAGGTCATCCGTGATGCCATTGAAGTGAATGTCAGTGGACGCAATGAATTCAAAAGTGTCCACGTCTTCGCTGCCGTCCCTGTCAGCATCGCCTTTCACGTCGGCCGGGCGCTGGCATCCACCGGCCTTCCGGAATGTTACTCCTATAATTACAACGGCAAAGACATCCCCCGATACAGGTGGCGTTTGGCTTTGACGGCCGCCAAAGAGGGACGCCCCTCTGTCACCCTGCTCAATCCAGTCTCGCAAGAAAGCGAAACCCGCCATGGCTGACGTCCAGAAGCAGTTCGAGCAGTTCGATGACGCAATCCGGCTCACGCGGCTCAAGGAGAACAAGGAGCTCATCCATAAGCGGGACATCATCCTGGGGAAGCTCCGCAAGGCCTTCGCGCAGTTGCGTGAAGAGGGCGAGACGGTCCCCTCCTTCGAGTTCATCAATCAAGGGAGCTACGAGATGGGGACGGGCATCCACCCCGCGGAGGGACAGGACTACGACATCGACGTGGGACTGAAGTTCAACTGCGCGAAGGAGGACTATCCCAACCCCGTGGATCTGAAGGAGTTGGTGGCCAAGGCCCTGAAGGACCACACGGAGTTGGGAACCGAGATCCGACGCTCTTGCGTCACGGTCAAGTACACCCGTGACGGAGAACAGGCCTTCCATGTCGATCTCGCGGTCT
The sequence above is drawn from the Corallococcus sp. NCRR genome and encodes:
- a CDS encoding SAVED domain-containing protein, which produces MSPKPVPLEIKLEFTGQSKKEFAWQSRSYHARHSRGTGASIELRWSKLRKDLEALARNDPGGAHGERLSKALGDFLSPAGWALVESHIKDALHQGRPVHLTLCAAVADELYFLPWELLTIGNGPPFAETDDCVLQYEYDCEPRHEPDSRPQGRILFAWSSAGGWVPHEEHLSALKEACAAARFDFDPDNDVLPDATAQLLEDRIRQSSRPFTALHLLSHGKNLGDGTYGLELNAFEPTEGAETVNARRLGTLLFAKANSLRLITLSACQSGDSGAPAHPMRSIAQMLHTNGAPAVIASRFPLSCPGSIVLARTLYTRLLVDGANLGAALSATRRRLRETDCYRDSRSLQLYARAGDEPALYPFSPPPRRPSGAEAREELVRVCHEALTRTSVEPHEEDAPELFARRNIRPGIVLIDQYEAIGERQWENLEQEVQRLAAPKGLLRSTFNERGTAILYYGFPYVPLALLSGYLANNRLVHVVEHDRSLQRFTWSTQPPGSSPRLEVTCDSRKSGCAARVRISVSNEVEVKDCAEVLPESEVRLDLHLQLKLPQKGIVQSEAQVLEYAKVIRDAIEVNVSGRNEFKSVHVFAAVPVSIAFHVGRALASTGLPECYSYNYNGKDIPRYRWRLALTAAKEGRPSVTLLNPVSQESETRHG